A genome region from Alicyclobacillus acidocaldarius subsp. acidocaldarius DSM 446 includes the following:
- a CDS encoding class I SAM-dependent methyltransferase, which produces MEHYFQGDPSAPSEERVVRVQARGVTVALWTDRGVFSKAGLDEGTRRLIESVDLTGAASALDLGCGYGPVTAILARVYPGVQWWMIDVNRRAVELARRNTADLVPQPVVLQHDGIPPDFEFQFDHVLLNPPIRAGKATVFRLYEEARRALKPGGKLWVVIQKKHGAPSTEVKLRELFERVDVAHRKAGYFVFCAVRESP; this is translated from the coding sequence GTGGAGCATTACTTTCAGGGCGATCCTTCTGCGCCGAGCGAAGAGCGCGTCGTCCGGGTCCAGGCTCGCGGTGTCACGGTGGCGTTGTGGACAGACCGCGGCGTGTTCAGCAAGGCGGGCTTGGACGAAGGGACGCGCCGCCTGATTGAATCGGTGGACCTCACTGGAGCGGCATCCGCGCTCGATCTCGGCTGTGGCTACGGCCCGGTGACGGCCATCCTCGCCCGCGTGTATCCCGGCGTGCAGTGGTGGATGATCGACGTCAACCGCCGGGCCGTGGAGCTCGCGCGCCGCAATACGGCCGATCTTGTCCCTCAGCCCGTGGTGCTTCAGCACGACGGCATCCCGCCAGACTTTGAGTTCCAATTCGATCACGTCCTTCTCAATCCGCCCATCCGCGCGGGCAAGGCCACGGTGTTTCGCCTGTACGAGGAGGCGCGCCGGGCGCTGAAGCCAGGCGGGAAGCTGTGGGTTGTGATTCAGAAGAAGCACGGGGCGCCATCCACAGAGGTGAAACTGCGGGAACTGTTCGAGCGGGTGGACGTCGCGCATCGAAAGGCGGGTTACTTCGTGTTCTGCGCGGTCCGGGAGTCTCCATAG
- the rplL gene encoding 50S ribosomal protein L7/L12 — MMTTAEILEAVKNMTVLELNELVKAIEEEFGVTAAAPVAFAGAAPGAGEAAQAEQTEFDVILASAGASKINVIKVVREITGLGLKEAKELVDGAPKPIKEKVSKEEAESIKAKLEEAGASVEIK, encoded by the coding sequence GTGATGACCACGGCTGAGATCTTGGAAGCTGTGAAAAACATGACGGTGCTCGAGTTGAACGAGCTGGTCAAGGCCATCGAGGAAGAGTTCGGCGTGACGGCGGCTGCGCCGGTTGCGTTTGCGGGTGCGGCTCCGGGCGCTGGTGAGGCGGCTCAGGCTGAGCAGACGGAGTTCGACGTGATCCTCGCGTCCGCAGGCGCTTCGAAGATCAACGTCATCAAGGTGGTGCGCGAGATCACGGGCCTCGGCCTGAAGGAAGCGAAGGAACTCGTGGACGGCGCGCCGAAGCCGATCAAGGAGAAGGTCTCGAAGGAAGAGGCCGAGAGCATCAAGGCGAAGCTCGAAGAGGCCGGCGCTTCGGTCGAAATCAAGTAA
- the rplJ gene encoding 50S ribosomal protein L10, with translation MAIRRAEKEQIVQSVAERMRRSKSIVLADYRGLTVAEDTELRARLRQAGIDYSVVKNTLTTRAAEQAEIEGLEPFLTGPTAIAFSYDDPVAPAKILHEFSREHKALELKGGYVEGKVVDAKEIEALAKLPSREGLLSMLLSVLQAPMRNLAYVLSQVAEKQGGEAAPAAE, from the coding sequence TTGGCAATTCGCCGTGCCGAAAAAGAGCAGATCGTGCAGTCCGTCGCCGAGCGCATGCGCCGCAGCAAGAGCATCGTGCTCGCCGACTACCGCGGCCTCACGGTGGCGGAGGACACCGAGCTGCGCGCGCGCCTGCGCCAGGCCGGGATCGATTACTCCGTCGTCAAGAACACGCTGACGACGCGCGCCGCCGAGCAGGCCGAGATCGAGGGGCTGGAGCCGTTTCTGACGGGGCCGACGGCCATCGCTTTCAGCTACGACGATCCCGTCGCGCCGGCGAAGATCCTGCATGAGTTCTCGCGCGAACACAAGGCGCTCGAGCTGAAGGGCGGATACGTCGAGGGCAAGGTCGTCGATGCGAAGGAGATTGAAGCGCTCGCGAAGCTGCCGTCGCGCGAGGGGCTCTTGTCCATGTTGCTCAGCGTCCTGCAGGCGCCGATGCGCAACCTGGCGTATGTGTTGTCGCAGGTGGCCGAAAAGCAGGGCGGCGAGGCGGCTCCAGCGGCCGAGTGA
- the rplA gene encoding 50S ribosomal protein L1 has translation MAKLSKRLQELHKLVDRNKLYDVEEAMDLVKKTATAKFDETVEVAVRLGVDPKKQDQQVRGAVVLPHGTGKTPRVLVFAKGEKAREAQEAGADFVGDEDLIQKISQGWLDFDVAVATPDMMPAVGRLGRILGPRGLMPNPKTGTVTFDVARAVNEIKSGKVEYRLDKAGIIHCPIGKASFEKEQLVENFRALMSALVKAKPPAAKGTYVRGVTVSSTMGPGIRVNPQRAAVGE, from the coding sequence ATGGCAAAGCTCAGCAAACGTCTCCAGGAGCTTCACAAGCTCGTGGATCGCAATAAATTGTACGACGTCGAAGAGGCGATGGACCTCGTGAAGAAGACCGCCACCGCGAAGTTTGACGAGACGGTGGAGGTTGCGGTCCGGCTCGGCGTGGATCCGAAAAAGCAGGATCAGCAGGTCCGCGGCGCGGTCGTGCTGCCGCACGGCACGGGTAAGACGCCCCGGGTCCTCGTGTTCGCCAAGGGCGAGAAGGCGCGCGAGGCTCAGGAGGCGGGCGCGGACTTCGTCGGTGACGAAGACCTGATTCAGAAGATCTCCCAGGGCTGGCTCGACTTTGACGTCGCCGTGGCGACCCCGGACATGATGCCGGCGGTCGGACGTCTGGGCCGCATCCTCGGTCCCCGTGGCTTGATGCCGAACCCGAAGACCGGGACGGTGACGTTCGACGTCGCGCGCGCGGTGAACGAGATCAAGTCCGGTAAGGTCGAGTACCGACTGGATAAGGCGGGTATCATCCACTGCCCGATTGGCAAGGCGTCGTTCGAGAAGGAGCAGCTTGTCGAGAATTTCCGTGCGCTGATGAGCGCGCTCGTCAAGGCGAAGCCGCCAGCCGCAAAAGGCACGTATGTGCGGGGCGTGACGGTGTCGTCCACGATGGGGCCTGGCATCCGCGTCAACCCGCAGCGCGCGGCCGTCGGCGAGTGA
- the rplK gene encoding 50S ribosomal protein L11 — MPKKVVKVVKLQIPAGKATPAPPVGPALGQAQVGNIMGFCKEFNARTADQVGLIIPVVIYVYEDRSYTFELKTPPASVLLKKAAGIETGSAEPNRVKVGKVTRAQVREIAEQKMQDLNAASIEAAMRMVEGTARSMGITVVD, encoded by the coding sequence TTGCCGAAGAAGGTCGTCAAGGTTGTGAAGTTGCAAATTCCAGCCGGAAAGGCAACGCCTGCGCCGCCGGTAGGTCCTGCGCTCGGCCAAGCGCAAGTGGGCAACATCATGGGCTTCTGCAAGGAGTTCAATGCGCGCACGGCCGATCAGGTCGGTTTGATCATTCCGGTCGTCATCTACGTGTATGAGGACCGCTCGTACACGTTTGAATTGAAGACCCCGCCGGCTTCCGTGTTGCTCAAGAAGGCGGCTGGCATCGAGACGGGTTCGGCGGAGCCGAATCGCGTCAAGGTGGGCAAGGTCACGCGAGCGCAAGTTCGCGAGATCGCCGAACAGAAGATGCAGGATTTGAATGCTGCGTCGATCGAGGCCGCCATGCGGATGGTCGAAGGCACGGCCCGCAGCATGGGCATCACGGTTGTCGACTGA
- the nusG gene encoding transcription termination/antitermination protein NusG produces the protein MENLEKQWYVIHTYSGYENKVKSNLESRVQTMGMEDRIFRVVVPTEEAVEIKNGKKRVVQRKTYPGYVLVEMIMTDDSWYVVRNTPGVTGFVGSPGAGSKPVPLMPHEVEQILSSMGVNEAKPVAQFKVGDVVRLTSGPFADMVGTVEEVHPEHQKLKVLVSMFGRETPLEADFTQVEHLP, from the coding sequence ATGGAGAATCTTGAGAAGCAGTGGTATGTGATTCACACATACTCCGGCTACGAGAACAAGGTGAAGAGCAACCTCGAAAGCCGCGTGCAGACCATGGGCATGGAGGACCGGATTTTCCGCGTCGTCGTGCCCACGGAAGAGGCTGTCGAGATCAAAAACGGGAAAAAGCGCGTGGTGCAGCGCAAGACGTACCCCGGTTACGTCCTTGTGGAGATGATCATGACGGACGACTCTTGGTATGTCGTGCGCAACACGCCGGGGGTGACCGGTTTCGTGGGCTCGCCCGGCGCCGGATCGAAACCTGTGCCGCTCATGCCTCACGAGGTCGAGCAGATCTTGAGTTCCATGGGTGTGAACGAAGCGAAGCCTGTGGCGCAGTTCAAGGTCGGCGACGTCGTGCGCCTGACCAGCGGGCCGTTCGCGGACATGGTCGGGACGGTCGAGGAGGTTCATCCGGAGCACCAGAAGCTCAAGGTTCTCGTCTCCATGTTCGGGCGCGAGACGCCGCTGGAGGCCGACTTTACCCAGGTGGAGCACCTGCCTTGA
- the secE gene encoding preprotein translocase subunit SecE: MAKPNDTLVELNQHAKRTGIVAFFKESFRELKRVRWPKRREVIVYTAACLLVCAILGVLIWAFDIGVSAAMSAIGVD, from the coding sequence GTGGCGAAACCGAACGATACCCTCGTGGAACTGAATCAGCACGCGAAGCGCACGGGCATCGTCGCCTTCTTCAAGGAGTCGTTCCGGGAGTTAAAGCGCGTTCGTTGGCCGAAGCGCCGTGAGGTCATTGTGTACACGGCGGCCTGCCTTTTGGTGTGTGCCATTTTGGGTGTGCTCATCTGGGCGTTTGACATCGGCGTTTCCGCGGCGATGTCGGCCATCGGCGTAGACTAA
- the rpmG gene encoding 50S ribosomal protein L33, whose product MREIITLACTECKQRNYTTTKNKKNDPDRLELKKYCPTCNSHTTHRETR is encoded by the coding sequence ATGCGCGAGATCATCACCCTCGCTTGCACGGAGTGCAAACAGAGGAACTATACCACGACGAAGAACAAGAAGAATGATCCGGATCGTCTTGAGCTGAAGAAGTATTGCCCCACCTGCAACTCGCACACGACGCACCGCGAGACCCGTTGA
- the sigH gene encoding RNA polymerase sporulation sigma factor SigH, which translates to MSTQPTPRDADAAPPYDTAPYENMTDEELVEAVHRGDTDALDYLIHKYKNFVRAKARSYFLIGADREDIVQEGMIGLYKSIRDFRGDKLSSFKAFAELCITRQIITAIKTATRQKHIPLNSYVSLDKPIYDEDSDRTLLDVICTVRVADPEELIINQEEFDDIEGKMSELLSDLERQVLMLYLDGRSYQEIAVDLARHVKSIDNALQRVKRKLEKYLTVRNVI; encoded by the coding sequence TTGTCGACGCAGCCGACACCAAGAGACGCCGACGCGGCCCCGCCGTACGACACGGCGCCCTACGAGAACATGACGGACGAAGAGCTGGTCGAGGCTGTTCATCGAGGCGACACCGACGCGCTCGACTATTTGATTCACAAATACAAGAATTTCGTTCGGGCCAAGGCGCGGTCGTACTTTCTCATTGGGGCTGATCGGGAAGACATCGTACAGGAAGGCATGATTGGGCTGTACAAGTCCATCCGCGATTTTCGCGGAGACAAGCTCTCCTCCTTCAAGGCGTTCGCCGAACTGTGCATCACGCGTCAGATTATCACCGCTATCAAAACAGCCACGAGACAAAAGCATATTCCGCTCAATTCCTACGTTTCGCTGGACAAGCCCATTTACGATGAGGACTCGGATCGCACGCTGCTCGACGTCATCTGTACCGTGCGCGTCGCGGATCCGGAAGAGCTGATTATAAACCAGGAAGAGTTTGACGATATTGAGGGTAAGATGTCCGAATTGCTGAGCGATCTGGAGCGCCAGGTCTTGATGCTGTATCTCGACGGGCGTTCGTATCAGGAGATTGCGGTGGATCTCGCTCGGCATGTCAAATCCATCGACAACGCCCTTCAGCGGGTCAAGCGGAAGCTGGAGAAATACTTGACGGTGCGCAACGTGATATGA
- a CDS encoding YacP-like NYN domain-containing protein, whose amino-acid sequence MKRSASGRKGRLTRLVIVDGYNVIARRAGRSLAQIEDLEEARREIEDLLSQYRAMYGEDVIVVYDAHRRPGPGHVEEQAGVRIVFTESGETADARIERLVYDLRDEYREITVATSDAAEQQVALGGGALRISANELLVRLEKMREDIDRETQRHSAGDRRTLRDALTGDLANQLERWRRR is encoded by the coding sequence ATGAAGCGGTCCGCCAGCGGGCGTAAGGGGCGCTTGACGCGCCTCGTGATTGTCGATGGGTACAATGTCATCGCGAGGCGGGCGGGCCGAAGTTTGGCGCAGATTGAGGATCTGGAGGAGGCCCGCCGCGAAATCGAGGACCTGTTGAGCCAGTACCGCGCGATGTACGGCGAGGACGTGATCGTCGTGTACGATGCGCACCGCAGGCCTGGGCCGGGCCACGTGGAGGAGCAGGCGGGGGTGCGCATCGTCTTCACGGAGTCGGGCGAGACGGCGGACGCGCGGATCGAGCGGTTGGTGTACGATCTGCGGGACGAATATCGGGAGATCACGGTGGCCACGTCGGATGCGGCGGAGCAGCAGGTGGCGCTGGGCGGGGGCGCGCTGCGCATCTCCGCGAACGAGCTCTTGGTGCGGCTTGAAAAGATGAGGGAGGACATCGATCGCGAGACGCAGCGCCATTCGGCCGGCGATCGGCGGACGCTGCGCGATGCGCTCACGGGTGATTTGGCGAATCAGCTCGAACGATGGCGACGGCGATAG
- the rlmB gene encoding 23S rRNA (guanosine(2251)-2'-O)-methyltransferase RlmB encodes MNMSMRDGARRRSAQGEEAADLVKGRHAVLAALESERPVNKVWVAEGASGMDAIVAKARSRGVVVQFVPRSRLDEMASAHQGVIAQVAPYAYVDLDDVIRRDTGFAPLVVVLDEIADPHNFGAILRTAEASGAQGVVIGKRRQAQVTDVVAKAAAGALETLPVARVANVAQALQRLKQAGYWIVGADVEAKVPYTEVDYRGPTAVVIGSEGQGMRRWVREQCDFLVSIPILGRVQSLNASVAAGVLLYEAVRQRA; translated from the coding sequence ATGAACATGTCCATGAGAGACGGCGCGCGGCGCCGATCGGCACAAGGAGAAGAGGCGGCCGATCTCGTCAAGGGCCGGCACGCCGTGCTGGCGGCGCTTGAGAGTGAACGGCCCGTGAACAAGGTGTGGGTGGCGGAAGGCGCTTCCGGCATGGACGCCATCGTGGCGAAGGCGCGATCTCGCGGCGTCGTGGTGCAGTTTGTGCCTCGGAGCCGGCTCGACGAGATGGCGAGCGCGCACCAGGGGGTCATCGCGCAGGTGGCACCGTATGCCTATGTCGATCTCGACGACGTCATTCGGCGCGACACGGGCTTTGCGCCGCTCGTCGTGGTGCTCGACGAGATCGCGGACCCGCACAACTTTGGGGCGATTTTGCGCACGGCGGAGGCATCGGGGGCGCAGGGCGTGGTCATCGGCAAGCGCCGACAGGCGCAGGTCACCGACGTCGTGGCGAAGGCCGCCGCAGGTGCGCTCGAGACGTTGCCCGTGGCGCGCGTGGCGAACGTCGCGCAGGCGCTGCAGCGGCTGAAGCAGGCGGGTTATTGGATTGTCGGCGCGGACGTGGAGGCCAAGGTGCCCTACACCGAGGTCGATTATCGGGGGCCCACGGCCGTGGTCATCGGCTCCGAGGGCCAAGGGATGCGCCGGTGGGTTCGCGAGCAGTGCGACTTTCTCGTGTCCATCCCGATTCTGGGCCGAGTGCAGAGTCTGAACGCCTCGGTCGCGGCGGGGGTCCTGCTGTATGAAGCGGTCCGCCAGCGGGCGTAA
- a CDS encoding Mini-ribonuclease 3, translating to MKVNWRVDEVSPLALAFLGDAVWEIYARNHCLNLGILRPRDLQRQATRYVSAVAQAEALRLLEPMLTDAERDVIRRGRNQKSSHTRRNVDVVVYRLATGFEALVGYLYATGERERLDEIAAHALAALDAQNDQAREP from the coding sequence ATGAAGGTGAACTGGCGGGTGGACGAGGTCTCGCCGCTCGCGCTCGCGTTTCTGGGCGATGCGGTGTGGGAGATCTATGCGCGCAACCACTGCCTGAATCTCGGCATTCTTCGCCCGCGCGATCTGCAGCGGCAGGCCACGCGTTACGTCTCCGCCGTGGCGCAGGCCGAGGCCCTTCGGCTGCTGGAGCCCATGCTGACCGACGCCGAGCGCGACGTGATTCGGCGTGGGCGGAATCAGAAGTCGTCCCACACGCGCCGGAATGTCGATGTGGTGGTCTACCGGCTCGCGACCGGCTTCGAGGCGCTGGTGGGCTACCTGTACGCCACGGGCGAGCGGGAGCGGCTTGACGAGATCGCCGCCCATGCGCTCGCGGCGCTGGATGCGCAAAATGACCAAGCGAGGGAGCCATGA
- the cysS gene encoding cysteine--tRNA ligase: protein MGILLYNSLTGKKEPLQTLEPGKVRFYACGPTVYHFFHLGNARMFVVFDTIRRYLEYRGYEVRFVQNFTDIDDRIIQRAQELGISPRELAEENIRYYFEDAGKLFIRPATVHPRVTECVDEIIRFIQDLIDRGHAYERNGSVYFDTSSFPEYGKLSHQSPEDMRAGYRIEVQDEKDDPTDFALWKAAKPGEEWWPSPWGPGRPGWHIECSVMNYLYLGEQIDIHAGGRDLIFPHHENEIAQSEAHSGKTFARYWLHNGTLNINGEKMSKSTGNFIMARDLLERRDPRAVRFFLLSAHYRNPLNYTEEALDQAEQALSRIDRLIRDLDHRAEALKAMRGALDRADEVPSTRGRSDVEQIRSAFIQAMDDDFNTADGMAAIFDGVRVVNTRLEEGGVTLGDLRLYRDLFVELLGVLGIPKKEEERLEDEIERLIAERAEARKRRDFARADEIRDQLRHRGIVLEDTPYGTRWSYES from the coding sequence GTGGGGATCCTGCTGTACAACAGTCTGACGGGCAAGAAGGAGCCGCTTCAGACGCTCGAACCCGGCAAGGTGCGGTTTTACGCGTGCGGCCCGACGGTCTATCACTTCTTCCACCTCGGGAACGCGCGCATGTTCGTGGTCTTCGACACCATCCGCCGCTACCTGGAGTACCGAGGGTACGAAGTGCGCTTTGTGCAGAACTTCACCGATATCGACGATCGCATCATTCAACGCGCGCAGGAGCTCGGCATCAGCCCGCGCGAGCTCGCCGAGGAAAACATTCGCTATTACTTCGAGGACGCGGGCAAGCTGTTCATCCGGCCCGCGACCGTGCACCCGCGGGTCACCGAGTGCGTCGACGAGATCATTCGCTTCATCCAGGATTTGATCGATCGCGGCCACGCCTACGAGCGAAACGGCAGCGTCTACTTTGACACGTCCTCCTTCCCGGAGTACGGCAAGCTGTCCCACCAGTCGCCGGAGGACATGCGCGCGGGCTACCGGATTGAGGTGCAGGACGAAAAGGACGATCCGACGGATTTCGCGCTCTGGAAGGCGGCGAAGCCTGGCGAGGAGTGGTGGCCGAGCCCGTGGGGGCCGGGGCGCCCGGGCTGGCACATCGAGTGCTCCGTGATGAACTACCTGTATCTCGGCGAGCAGATCGACATCCACGCGGGCGGGCGAGATCTCATCTTCCCGCACCACGAGAACGAGATCGCCCAGAGCGAGGCACACTCGGGGAAGACGTTCGCTCGATATTGGCTGCATAACGGCACGCTCAACATCAACGGCGAGAAGATGTCCAAGTCCACGGGCAACTTCATCATGGCCCGCGACCTCCTGGAGCGCCGGGACCCGCGCGCTGTGCGCTTTTTCCTTCTCTCCGCGCACTATCGGAACCCGCTGAATTACACCGAGGAGGCGCTGGATCAGGCGGAGCAGGCGCTGTCGCGGATCGACCGTTTGATCCGGGACTTGGACCACCGCGCGGAGGCCCTGAAGGCGATGCGCGGGGCGCTCGACCGCGCGGACGAAGTCCCGTCCACGCGGGGGCGTTCGGACGTGGAACAGATCCGAAGCGCCTTCATCCAAGCGATGGATGACGACTTCAACACGGCGGACGGGATGGCAGCCATCTTCGACGGCGTGCGCGTAGTCAACACACGCCTCGAAGAAGGCGGCGTGACCCTCGGCGATCTCCGCCTGTACCGGGATCTGTTCGTCGAACTGCTCGGCGTGCTCGGCATTCCGAAGAAGGAAGAGGAGCGTCTGGAGGACGAGATCGAGCGGCTCATCGCGGAGCGCGCAGAAGCCCGGAAGCGGCGCGACTTCGCGCGGGCGGACGAGATTCGCGACCAGCTTCGGCACCGCGGCATCGTGCTTGAGGACACGCCGTACGGCACGCGCTGGAGCTACGAATCATGA
- the gltX gene encoding glutamate--tRNA ligase — protein sequence MSVRVRFAPSPTGHLHIGGVRTALFNFLYARHTGGQFILRLEDTDVDRNVAGAEQAFVEAFRWLGLAWDEGFDIGGPYGPYRCSERIAIYRGHAEKLLESGMAYACFCLQGEAKEVRPEEDADDGPSAGASGCTGSCSSLDPAEALKRIQAGEPHAIRFRAPSGPPIVVRDIVRGEIAFEREDLRDFVIIKRDGMPTYNFQVAVDDHLMAITHVIRGEEHLSNTPRQLLIYEAFGWQPPQFAHLPIVLDESRKKLSKRDPNVLPVSAYREQGYVPQAIVNFLALLGWSPGDEEEIFDLDELCARFDLDRVGRAGAVFDVAKFRWMANQYFKSLDPKEAVRLIREQAVRLNYSFPPYVDDEWLERAVALVQDGLACAREFFTAARVWLEPEVAYDEEARALLATEGAARVVRAYLSACEQDPSWDEAANRARFQAVGRALGVKGRDLFMPVRAAVTGHTHGPDLQKSMALLPKEMAVERMRRALAFAQAPEHQGR from the coding sequence GTGAGCGTGCGCGTGCGGTTCGCCCCAAGTCCGACGGGCCATCTCCACATCGGCGGTGTGCGCACGGCGCTCTTCAACTTCCTCTACGCGCGGCACACCGGGGGGCAGTTCATCCTGCGGCTCGAGGACACGGACGTGGACCGAAACGTCGCCGGGGCGGAGCAGGCGTTTGTGGAGGCATTCCGCTGGCTCGGCCTGGCGTGGGACGAGGGTTTCGACATCGGCGGGCCGTACGGGCCGTATCGGTGCAGCGAGCGGATCGCCATCTATCGGGGCCATGCGGAGAAGCTGCTGGAATCCGGGATGGCGTACGCGTGCTTCTGCCTTCAGGGCGAGGCGAAGGAAGTTCGCCCGGAAGAGGATGCCGACGATGGCCCGAGTGCGGGCGCGAGCGGCTGCACCGGGTCGTGTTCGTCGCTCGATCCGGCGGAGGCTTTGAAGCGTATCCAGGCGGGCGAGCCGCACGCCATCCGGTTCCGCGCGCCGTCCGGTCCGCCCATCGTGGTGCGGGATATCGTCCGGGGCGAGATCGCCTTTGAGCGCGAGGATCTGAGGGACTTCGTCATCATCAAGCGGGATGGCATGCCGACGTACAACTTTCAGGTGGCCGTCGACGATCATCTCATGGCCATCACGCACGTGATTCGAGGCGAGGAGCATTTGTCCAACACGCCGCGCCAGCTCCTCATCTACGAGGCGTTTGGCTGGCAGCCTCCGCAATTCGCGCATCTGCCGATTGTGCTCGATGAGTCGCGGAAGAAATTGTCGAAGCGCGATCCGAACGTCCTGCCGGTGTCGGCATACCGCGAGCAGGGCTACGTCCCGCAGGCCATCGTGAACTTCTTGGCGCTCCTCGGATGGTCTCCTGGGGATGAAGAGGAAATCTTTGATCTGGACGAGCTTTGCGCGCGGTTCGATCTCGACCGCGTCGGGCGCGCCGGTGCCGTGTTCGACGTCGCCAAGTTCCGCTGGATGGCGAACCAGTACTTCAAGTCGCTTGACCCGAAGGAGGCGGTTCGGCTCATCCGCGAACAGGCTGTGCGCCTGAACTATTCGTTTCCGCCGTACGTGGACGACGAGTGGCTCGAGCGGGCCGTGGCCCTTGTCCAGGACGGCCTCGCCTGTGCGCGGGAATTCTTCACCGCCGCGAGGGTGTGGCTTGAGCCCGAAGTGGCGTACGATGAAGAAGCGCGTGCGCTGCTCGCGACCGAGGGCGCCGCTCGCGTGGTTCGTGCGTATCTGTCGGCGTGCGAACAGGATCCGTCCTGGGATGAGGCGGCCAATCGGGCCCGTTTTCAGGCGGTGGGACGGGCGCTTGGCGTGAAGGGACGAGATCTGTTCATGCCCGTTCGGGCCGCTGTGACCGGTCATACGCACGGCCCCGATCTGCAGAAGTCGATGGCGCTTCTTCCGAAAGAGATGGCGGTGGAACGCATGCGCCGCGCCCTCGCGTTTGCACAAGCGCCGGAGCATCAGGGGAGGTGA
- the ispF gene encoding 2-C-methyl-D-erythritol 2,4-cyclodiphosphate synthase, giving the protein MRIGLGYDVHRIAEGRPLVLGGVRIDAPFGLLGHSDADVIAHAIIDALLGSLGLGDIGQHFPPDDDRFEGADSLSLMREVVAMIEREGYRVGNVDVMVIAERPKLLPHVPAMRRRLAEVLQVHERDVSIKATTNEKMGFIGRGEGIAAQAVALVVRLDKRGQTP; this is encoded by the coding sequence ATGCGGATCGGACTCGGGTATGATGTGCACCGGATTGCGGAGGGCAGGCCGCTTGTGCTGGGCGGCGTGCGCATCGATGCTCCGTTTGGGCTTCTCGGCCACTCGGACGCCGACGTCATCGCGCACGCCATCATCGACGCGCTGCTCGGCAGCCTTGGCCTCGGCGACATCGGTCAACACTTTCCGCCGGATGACGACCGGTTCGAGGGCGCCGACAGCTTGTCGCTCATGCGCGAGGTAGTCGCCATGATCGAGCGCGAGGGGTATCGCGTGGGCAATGTGGACGTGATGGTCATCGCGGAGCGGCCCAAGTTGCTCCCGCACGTGCCGGCGATGAGGAGGCGCCTCGCGGAGGTGCTTCAGGTTCACGAGCGCGACGTGTCCATCAAGGCCACGACGAATGAGAAGATGGGCTTCATCGGGCGCGGAGAGGGCATTGCCGCGCAGGCGGTGGCCCTGGTGGTCCGTCTCGACAAGAGGGGGCAGACGCCGTGA
- a CDS encoding IspD/TarI family cytidylyltransferase — protein MWVAIVVAAGEGRRMGFKKQFLDLAGRPMWLRSVEAMIGGGANEIVVVASPADVDRMREEADGAGRDIHFAEGGETRHASVVSGVKRALELVSRQKVDPARSAFAIHDAARPFVAEEDVRRVFEAAVRAGGAVLGSPCRDTVKRVEGGLVQETVPRDKLFLAETPQAIRADLVPRVYLERHYSAENSPTDDSGAMEAVGVPVVAVASTAFNGKITTPADLDYARWLARERWGRAEHADRTRV, from the coding sequence ATGTGGGTGGCTATCGTGGTGGCGGCCGGTGAAGGCCGTCGCATGGGTTTCAAAAAGCAGTTTCTCGATCTCGCCGGGCGCCCGATGTGGCTTCGCTCGGTTGAAGCCATGATCGGCGGCGGCGCGAACGAGATTGTCGTGGTGGCGTCTCCAGCAGACGTCGATCGCATGAGGGAGGAGGCCGATGGCGCCGGGCGCGACATTCACTTCGCAGAAGGCGGCGAGACGCGCCACGCGTCCGTTGTGTCGGGCGTAAAGCGCGCGTTGGAATTGGTCTCGCGCCAGAAGGTGGATCCGGCTCGGTCCGCCTTCGCCATTCATGACGCCGCCCGTCCCTTCGTGGCCGAGGAGGATGTGCGGCGCGTGTTTGAGGCCGCCGTGCGGGCCGGGGGGGCGGTGCTCGGATCTCCTTGTCGAGACACCGTCAAACGCGTGGAGGGCGGCTTGGTGCAAGAGACTGTTCCCCGGGACAAGCTGTTTCTTGCGGAGACGCCTCAGGCGATTCGGGCCGATCTCGTTCCACGCGTGTACCTGGAGCGCCACTATTCGGCAGAGAATTCCCCCACGGACGACAGTGGGGCGATGGAGGCGGTGGGCGTGCCGGTCGTCGCCGTGGCGTCGACGGCGTTTAATGGCAAGATCACGACGCCCGCCGATCTCGACTACGCGCGCTGGCTGGCGCGCGAACGGTGGGGGAGGGCGGAACATGCGGATCGGACTCGGGTATGA